In a genomic window of Roseiflexus castenholzii DSM 13941:
- a CDS encoding Eco57I restriction-modification methylase domain-containing protein, whose protein sequence is MPAKYENAIELRRQAIQAALDSSKSAAERNRLGQFATPYALAVEIARYVKSVAGNRLRAIRFADPAIGTGSFYSAALEVFGSGRIECAVGVELDTAFCDAARDLWASFGLEVVQGDFTHIVTRSSCPVAPNLILTNPPYVRHHHLDRDEKERLQSLAYRMAGVKVNGLAGLYVYFMLLATAWMQDGGYAAWLVPSEFIDVNYGTALKQYLTDRVTLIRVHRFDPEDVQFGDALVSSVVLVFQKAPPPSGHVVEFTFGGTISRPHASDMVTLEHLRKSRKWTVYPSHARNDRRTSGAGDDVTLGDLFRIQRGIATGNNKFFVLERGEAESRGFPKRYLRPILPSPRFLKATVIGADQDGYPLIEPQLCVIDCDLPEGSLRVRHPALWEYLQTAEMLGIKDGYLVGKRSPWYRQEQRDPAPFLCTYMGRGSDEKRPFRFIWNQSRAIVTNLYLMLYPKGSLAWLLRQHPDYGADVFALLEQVTGHELRGEGRVYGGGLNKIEPSELARISASAFIDRWPELRNAVHRQGVLFDEVSSESDA, encoded by the coding sequence ATGCCGGCGAAATACGAGAACGCCATTGAACTGCGGCGACAAGCCATCCAAGCGGCGCTCGATTCAAGCAAGTCTGCCGCCGAGAGAAACCGTCTAGGTCAATTCGCGACTCCATACGCCCTCGCGGTGGAGATTGCCCGCTATGTCAAGTCCGTCGCCGGCAACCGACTGCGAGCGATTCGGTTCGCCGATCCTGCGATCGGCACTGGCAGCTTTTACTCCGCTGCGCTTGAGGTGTTCGGTTCAGGACGAATCGAATGCGCTGTTGGTGTGGAGCTTGACACCGCTTTCTGCGATGCAGCTCGTGACTTGTGGGCATCGTTCGGGCTCGAGGTGGTGCAAGGCGATTTTACCCACATTGTCACAAGATCCAGCTGTCCGGTCGCACCCAACCTGATCCTTACAAACCCCCCTTACGTGCGGCATCACCACCTTGATCGTGATGAGAAGGAACGCCTGCAATCGCTCGCTTACCGAATGGCTGGCGTCAAAGTCAACGGCCTCGCGGGTCTCTATGTCTACTTCATGCTGCTCGCGACGGCATGGATGCAGGACGGCGGCTATGCGGCGTGGCTTGTACCCTCGGAGTTTATAGACGTCAACTACGGTACTGCCCTGAAGCAATATCTTACGGATCGCGTCACGCTCATCCGAGTCCACCGCTTCGACCCAGAGGACGTGCAATTCGGCGACGCTCTGGTTTCTTCGGTTGTCCTCGTATTCCAAAAAGCCCCGCCCCCCTCAGGGCATGTCGTCGAGTTCACCTTCGGGGGGACTATTTCGAGGCCGCACGCAAGCGACATGGTCACATTGGAACATTTGCGCAAATCGCGTAAGTGGACCGTATACCCAAGTCATGCGCGCAACGATAGGCGAACGTCGGGTGCCGGTGACGACGTGACGCTGGGCGATCTCTTCCGTATCCAACGCGGTATCGCGACAGGCAACAACAAGTTTTTCGTCCTCGAACGCGGCGAGGCTGAGAGCCGTGGTTTCCCGAAGCGCTACCTTCGGCCCATCCTGCCCAGTCCACGGTTTCTTAAAGCGACTGTCATTGGGGCGGACCAAGACGGCTACCCACTCATCGAACCTCAACTGTGCGTCATCGACTGCGACCTGCCAGAAGGGAGCCTACGAGTCCGGCACCCGGCCCTCTGGGAGTACCTCCAGACCGCCGAGATGCTGGGCATCAAGGATGGCTACCTCGTTGGCAAGCGAAGCCCCTGGTACAGACAGGAGCAACGTGACCCAGCGCCGTTCCTCTGCACGTATATGGGACGCGGCTCCGACGAGAAACGGCCTTTCCGGTTCATCTGGAACCAGTCCAGGGCCATCGTAACGAATCTCTACCTCATGCTGTATCCAAAAGGCAGCCTGGCGTGGCTCTTGCGGCAGCATCCCGATTATGGCGCCGATGTGTTTGCTCTCCTCGAGCAGGTGACCGGTCACGAACTTCGTGGCGAAGGTCGCGTCTACGGTGGTGGCCTTAATAAGATTGAGCCTAGCGAACTCGCCCGTATTTCCGCGTCGGCGTTTATCGACAGATGGCCTGAACTCAGAAACGCGGTGCATCGCCAGGGTGTGTTGTTTGATGAAGTGTCGAGTGAATCGGACGCCTAA